A single Lactuca sativa cultivar Salinas chromosome 8, Lsat_Salinas_v11, whole genome shotgun sequence DNA region contains:
- the LOC111911203 gene encoding GDSL esterase/lipase 6, whose amino-acid sequence MGRSPQLIIIFLSVFLMISASANEFVKSVFVFGDSLFDPGNNPFVKNCTAQANFPPYGSNFFGQPTGRFTNGRTVADFIAQFLGIELQKPFQEVYQEFTNGSRKDFPANGINFASGGSGVLPYTNKNVGVTPIQVQLQQLQTLIDENRLHKTLISNSLFFLESGSNDIFNYFMSPHTISSKAYIDNMLKEVSHFIDKIYEVGARRIAIFSVGPMGCIPAKVLLPDAHIDQCLDKINNIVKDYNKGLEDMVNDIPRNYRDAISVYGLVYNITQDIRANPGSYGFVNVYKACCGGGPLNGILQCGTDGYDKCSNPDDFFFWDYFHPSEHTYKLMSESLWNGGNNQIRPMNLKSLANINLSLT is encoded by the exons ATGGGAAGATCACCACAATTGATCATAATATTCCTTAGCGTATTTCTTATGATTTCAGCATCAGCCAATGAATTTGTTAAATCCGTGTTCGTGTTTGGTGACTCCCTTTTTGATCCAGGTAACAATCCTTTTGTCAAGAACTGTACTGCTCAAGCAAATTTTCCACCATACGGTTCAAATTTCTTTGGCCAACCCACTGGACGCTTCACCAATGGTCGAACTGTCGCAGATTTTATTG CACAATTTTTGGGGATTGAGCTCCAAAAACCATTCCAAGAGGTATATCAAGAGTTCACAAACGGCAGTCGGAAAGATTTTCCGGCCAATGGAATCAACTTCGCCAGCGGTGGAAGTGGAGTTTTGCCGTATACAAACAAGAATGTA GGGGTAACACCAATCCAAGTACAACTACAGCAACTCCAAACCCTAATTGATGAAAACCGCTTacacaaaaccctaatttcaaactCTCTATTCTTCCTCGAATCAGGTTCTAATGacatttttaattatttcatGTCACCTCACACAATAAGTTCAAAAGCATATATAGACAACATGTTGAAAGAAGTTTCCCACTTCATTGACAAAATATATGAGGTTGGAGCTCGTAGGATCGCCATTTTCTCAGTAGGCCCCATGGGGTGTATTCCTGCTAAAGTTCTTCTACCAGATGCACATATTGACCAATGTTTAGATAAGATAAACAACATTGTGAAAGACTATAATAAGGGATTGGAAGATATGGTAAACGATATACCTAGAAACTATCGTGATGCAATTAGTGTTTATGGACTAGTGTATAACATTACACAAGATATACGTGCTAACCCTGGATCTTATG GTTTTGTCAATGTATATAAGGCGTGTTGTGGGGGCGGGCCTCTAAACGGAATATTGCAATGTGGGACCGACGGTTATGATAAATGTTCAAATCCTGATGACTTCTTTTTTTGGGATTATTTTCATCCTTCAGAACATACTTATAAGCTCATGTCCGAGTCCCTTTGGAATGGAGGTAATAATCAAATCAGACCAATGAATCTGAAGAGTTTGGCCAATATCAACTTGTCATTAACTTAG